The proteins below come from a single Oncorhynchus keta strain PuntledgeMale-10-30-2019 chromosome 32, Oket_V2, whole genome shotgun sequence genomic window:
- the LOC118365040 gene encoding VIP peptides-like isoform X1 — protein MHSVMAQTNSFHRLFLMALCSMLCTRTTSLPAVAAYSVRSGTVETDGKGDWEQSLSINDMENLKLLYDIIARPTRHADGLFTSGYSKLLGQLSAKDYLESLIAKRVSNDLMEDQFPVKHHSGAVFSDNYSHYGKQMAIKKYLKSALSNKRSLEEPTIPELSIRSEPSSQQTNDDVSIHELLNSLSLVQPSKEYLLK, from the exons ATGCAT AGCGTTATGGCACAGACGAACAGCTTTCATCGACTTTTTTTGATGGCACTATGCAGTATGCTGTGTACCAGAACCACGAGTCTACCTGCTGTCGCCGCATACTCAGTCAG GTCAGGGACTGTTGAGACAGATGGGAAGGGTGACTGGGAGCAGAGTCTGTCAATAAATGACATGGAAAACCTTAAACTTCTCTATGATATAATTGCAAG accaaCAAGACATGCAGATGGTCTCTTCACAAGTGGCTACAGCAAACTTTTAGGTCAGCTTTCGGCCAAGGACTACCTTGAATCCTTGATTGCAAAGCGAGTCAG TAATGACCTCATGGAGGACCAGTTTCCAGTAAAACACCACTCAGGCGCCGTGTTTTCAGACAACTACAGCCACTACGGAAAACAGATGGCCATCAAGAAATACTTGAAATCAGCGCTGTCAAACAAGAGGAG CTTGGAGGAACCTACTATTCCAGAATTATCCATTAGGAGCGAGCCTTCCTCACAGCAAACCAATGATGACGTCTCAATTCATGAACTCCTCAATAGTCTTTCATTGGTACA ACCCTCTAAGGAATATCTTCTAAAGTGA
- the LOC118365040 gene encoding VIP peptides-like isoform X2, with translation MHSVMAQTNSFHRLFLMALCSMLCTRTTSLPAVAAYSVRSGTVETDGKGDWEQSLSINDMENLKLLYDIIARPTRHADGLFTSGYSKLLGQLSAKDYLESLIAKRVSNDLMEDQFPVKHHSGAVFSDNYSHYGKQMAIKKYLKSALSNKRSLEEPTIPELSIRSEPSSQQTNDDVSIHELLNSLSLTL, from the exons ATGCAT AGCGTTATGGCACAGACGAACAGCTTTCATCGACTTTTTTTGATGGCACTATGCAGTATGCTGTGTACCAGAACCACGAGTCTACCTGCTGTCGCCGCATACTCAGTCAG GTCAGGGACTGTTGAGACAGATGGGAAGGGTGACTGGGAGCAGAGTCTGTCAATAAATGACATGGAAAACCTTAAACTTCTCTATGATATAATTGCAAG accaaCAAGACATGCAGATGGTCTCTTCACAAGTGGCTACAGCAAACTTTTAGGTCAGCTTTCGGCCAAGGACTACCTTGAATCCTTGATTGCAAAGCGAGTCAG TAATGACCTCATGGAGGACCAGTTTCCAGTAAAACACCACTCAGGCGCCGTGTTTTCAGACAACTACAGCCACTACGGAAAACAGATGGCCATCAAGAAATACTTGAAATCAGCGCTGTCAAACAAGAGGAG CTTGGAGGAACCTACTATTCCAGAATTATCCATTAGGAGCGAGCCTTCCTCACAGCAAACCAATGATGACGTCTCAATTCATGAACTCCTCAATAGTCTTTCATTG ACCCTCTAA
- the LOC118365043 gene encoding histone H4-like — MPGRVKEAKKLGKGGAKCHRKVLCEKIHGITKPAIGVKRISGLIYEETRLVPKVFLKNVIRDAITYTEHTKRKTVTAMDAVYALKRQGRTLYGFRG, encoded by the coding sequence ATGCCAGGAAGAGTCAAAGAGGCAAAGAAACTTGGAAAAGGAGGCGCCAAGTGTCACCGCAAAGTTCTCTGTGAAAAGATCCATGGAATCACCAAGCCCGCTATCGGTGTGAAGCGTATCTCCGGTCTGATCTATGAGGAGACCCGCCTTGTCCCGAAGGTGTTCCTGAAGAACGTGATCCGTGATGCCATCACCTACACCGAGCATACCAAGAGGAAGACCGTTACCGCCATGGATGCGGTCTACGCTCTGAAACGCCAGGGACGCACCCTGTACGGTTTCAGAGGTTAA